The Apibacter raozihei DNA segment TCGGTAATATTTTGATCGTACCTTAAATAACCTGCTATAATTTGTTCTTTTGCTTTATAATTTTTAGATAGATATTCATCTGGTTTTAATGCGGAGCTATATAATGCCGGATCATACAATTGGAGGTTTCCCAAATACTCTTTCGAAGCAAACATTCCCGGTACATATTTTGAGCCTGGATTAAAGTTATTTCCATCCCAAAAATGTGTAGATATACCCGATAAGTTTTCCATAGCGTTAATTGGCGTATAAGTATAAAAAATGTTGTTTCTTTCTTTGTCTTTAAACCTTCCTTTCATTCCTACTCTTAATCTTCCTTTCTGACCTGAAACTATGGATAATGGAACCCGAATGTTTATCTTGGCAGAATATTCTTCTTCTGATGTATAATTTCTGTTTTCAGTTAAGGTTCTAAACTTCATTTTATCCATATTCTCATCGACAGAACTTATATAAGGATAATGAGAATCGGTCAAATCTTCATCAATTGTAACTCCTTTTTGTTGAAAATCAATATATCTTTCATTAGGTCTTTCTTCACTCGCTTTTGAATAACTAATTCCCCAATCTAAATCTAATTTATCAGATATTAAATGCTGTCCTTTAATAGCATAATTTTGAATTCGCTGGTCCTCTAAACGGGTATTCTTATTTCTGTCGTTGTTGATTCCTCCTTTGGTTTCACGCCTTATATCGCCCGTAAATCCTTTTATTGTACCATCCGCATTGTATTGTGGTTTTATACTTCTATATCTGGTTCTGTATCTGTTTTCTCTGTCATCTCTCCAATTATACATAATATCTGCTGATATTCTGTTATTATTATTAAATTTATAATCCAGCGAAGAGGAAAAGCTTCTTCTTACCCTTTCAACATCGTATTTCCTTATATCAAATTGCGAAACATATTCCTGACTATTATTGGCTTTTGACCAAGTAGATTCAATATTATCGGAGCCGTAATTTTTTTGTTGATAAGAACCGCTGACTACTACTCCCAGTTTGTTTGAAAAAAATCTGTTTCCATAAATAAGAGAAGCTGAATGGGTTGATTTTTCCCTTATGGGCATATAACCTCCGGACAATGTTAAAGATATACGTTGCTTATTAGGCACTGCCCGAGTAACCAAATCAACGCTACCTCCTATAGCATCGGCATCCATATCGGGGGTAAGAGTCTTATTAACTTCTATAGTTGATATCATATCGGCAGGAATTAAATCCATTTGCACATTACGGTTATCTCCTTCTGCTGAGGGTATTCTTCCTCCGTTCAGAGTTACTGAATTAAGTTCTGGTGCCAATCCTCTGATAATTATATTTCGTGCTTCACCCTGATCATTCTGCATGGTTATTCCGGGAACTCTTTTCAAGGCATCTCCTATATTAGAATCAGGAAACCTTCCAACCTGATCGGATGATATAACATTACTGATGTTAGAATTATTTTTTTGTTGGTTTAACGCCTTAGCCTGACCTTTTAGCTGATCACCTAATATGACCACTTTCCCTAGCTCGGAAGTATCATCCGATAGTTCAATAAAAAATTCTTCATTCTTACCACTTTGTACTGTGATTTGTTTATTCCAATTTTTGTATCCTAAATAGGTAACAATGAGCTGGTAACTTCCTTCCGGAACATTTAAGAATTCGAAATATCCGTTATCATCTGAAATAGTATAACGACTGTCATCAGAAAGAACTAATTTTGCTCCCGGCAAGGCAAATTTCCCGCTTTGATCCGTTACTTTTCCTGAAATAATACCTCCAGCCTGTGCATTCATAATTACAAAGAACAATTTAAAAAAAAGAGAAGCTATTAATTTGTTTTTCATTCAACTGATTTTAATGTTTTATTCGGCGGTAAAAGTATTCCGGATATGTTTCATTATTGTTTAAAATATGTTAAGATTGAGCTACATATAATTTACTGTTTTAATTATCTGTGCTTTAATCTAACCATTATTACGATTGTTTACTTATACTAAAATTCCTACCTTTGATCTTTGAAAAAGATTATATTGTTATCAATAATTTATATCTTTTTTAACTTTAATTAAAATTAGAATTATCTGATTTTTATAATTCAGTAAATAACAAGTTATATGATTAAAAACATTTTGGTAGTTGGTACTGGTGGAGCTATGGGAACCATTTTACGATACCTTATCAGTGTGTATACTTCTAAACATTATAGTGGAGATTTTCCCATTGCTACTTTTTTTATTAATATAACAGGATGTATGTTAATCGGATTGTTTGTGGGACTTGCTGAAAGAAATCAGCTTATGAATGGTGAAATGAGACTTTTTCTTATTACCGGTTTCTGTGGAGGATATACAACATTTTCTACATTTTCATTAGAAAATCAACAATTGATGCAACAAGGTAATCAGTTTATTTTGTATGCATACCTACTTTCAAGCATAATTGTAGGGATTGCAGCAGTATATATTGGAGGATATTTATCCCGAATCTAAAATATTGGTTAATTAGATAAAGAATACATCTGAATTATTTAACAGGTTTTATTGTTATTAATATTAATTTGAGTATTTATGCAATACTTCTTTTTTATCATTCAGAATTTGAAATTCCAAATATTTAAAACTATCGCGAGGAATAATTTTAATCCAACGTTTATATTTAAAAAACCATTCGTTTCTTATGCTTTTTAGTCCTTTAGTAAGATAAGCGGCTACAAAGGGATGAACATGAAGATAGATTCTTCCTTTCTGGCTAGTAATAATATTACTAATATTCTCCTGAATCCTGTCTATCAGTACTATTGGTGATTCTATCTTTCCATTAGGATTGGGGTTATCTTCAGTAGTATTTAGTTGTTTTTGCGGACGTACTCTTTGGCGGGTAACCTGTATTAAACCAAATTTGCTTGGTGGCAATATTTTGTGTTTAGCTTTATCATCTTTCATCACTTCTTTCAGATACTCATAAAGTTCTTTTTTATGTTGTGATGAAATCAGATCTATAAAGTCTATAACAATTATTCCTCCAATATCACGCAATCTTAATTGTCTTGCTATTTCAGCAGCTGCAAGCTTATTTACATGTAGAGCTGCATCTTCCTGCGTTTTCTGATTAGCTGTAACGTTTCCGGAATTTACATCAATAACATGCATTGCTTCTGTATGCTCAATAATGAGATATGCACCTTTAGACTGATGAATATTTACATGTTTTCCAAATAGTTGCTTTATCTGCTTATCAATATTATAATATTCAAATATGGGAATATGAGAATCGTAATATTTGACAAGTTTAGATTTTTCAGGAGCTATTACACTTAAATAATCCTGCATTTCCTGTGCAAGGTTTTCATCATCACAGGTAATACTAATGAAATCTTCATTGAAATTATCCCTGAGAATAGAAGAAGCTTTATCTAGTTCTCCAAGAATCTTAACCGGTGGTTTTCCTTTTTTAATATTCCTATAACATACAGAGTTCCATTTATTTAACAGATAACGAAGATCGGACTGTAATTCTTCTGCTGTTTTTCCCTCCGCTACAGTTCGGATAATAAGGCCAAAACCTGAAGGTCTGATTTGATCTCCTACTTTTCTTAAACGGTCTTTCTCTTCAGAGGTAGAAATGTTTCTGGATATAGAAGTTTTAGAAGCAAAAGGTATTAATACCAAATATCTTCCTGCTAACGAAATTTCGGAAGAAATACGTGGTCCTTTAGTGGATATAGGTTCCTTAGTAATTTGAACCAAAATTTCCTGATTGGGAGCTAATACGTTTTGTATTAGTCCATCTTTATTAATATCTTCCTCAAAAGAAAAAGAAGTAAGCTTCGGAGTATTAATTTTTCCGGCAGAAACTCCTTTAATATACTTTAATGAAGATTTCACCTGAGGCCCTAAATCATGATAATGTAGAAATGCGTCTTTAGGATAACCTATATTAACAAAGCAGGCATTAAGACTGGGAGCTAATTTTTTAACTTTCCCCAATATAATGTCTCCTACTGTAAAATTGCTTCCTACTTCATCTTCATGTAATTCCTGAATCCTTCCTCCTTCTAAAATGACAATTTTTACTTTTCCTTCTTCGTATGATACTACTAATTCCTTACTCATTTTTCATCTTCTATATTAACCTTCTAAATTCCTTAATTTGAACAAAAACATTCTTTACCGTTTTATTTCATTTAAAAATCTGGTAAAGAATGCTTAATATTTTTAAGTTTTTTAAAACTTGTTTTTTGTATGTGAAGAAAATTATCTGTTTTTCTTTTTATGACGATTTAATCTTCTTCTTTTCTTTCTCTTGTGAGTCGCCACTTTATGACGTTTTCTTTTTTTTCCGCTTGGCATATTTTTTCTAATTTATTATTAATTAATTATTTATTTAACCTTTACGTTAGATTTTACGTTTTCTACAAAAGATTTAGCCGGTTTAAAAGCAGGTACGTTATGAGCCGGAATTTTAATTGTGGTATTTTTAGATATATTTCGTCCCGTTTTAGCTGCTCTCTTTTTAATTAAGAATGTTCCGAAACCTCTTAAATAAACATTATCACCTTTAGTCATGGCAGTTTTAACCTCATCCATAAATACTTCAACGACCTTCTGGGTCTCAGCTTTTTCAAGCCCAAGTTTATTTGAAATCGAGTTTACGATATCCGCTTTTGTCATACGTGTAAATATTATTTTCTATTATACTTTTATTGAATTTTGAGATTGCAAATATAATACTATTTTTGAAAAGAAAAATTTATAAACATTTAAAAGTGTGAATTTTATTAAACTCTTAGAAAACTGGTACAAAATAAATAAACGTGATTTACCCTGGAGGGAAACATTGGATCCTTATAATATATGGATTTCAGAAATAATTTTTCAACAGACCCGTATAAATCAGGGATATAACTACTACCTGAACTTTATAAGCAAATTTCCTACTCTTGATAATCTTGCAAAAGCTACAGAGGATGAGGTTTTGCAGTCCTGGCAAGGTTTAGGTTATTATTCCCGTGCCCATAATCTTCACTTTTCAGCGAAATACATTTGTTCGGAATTGAGAGGTAGATTCCCTTCTACTTTTGCTGATATTCTTACTCTTAAAGGTGTAGGAAAATATACGGCTGCAGCTATTGCTTCAATTTCTTTTCATGAAAAAGTTCCTGCCATTGACGGAAATGCATTTCGTGTATATTCCAGATTATTTAATTGTAATAAAGATATAAGTAAAGCATCCACTTTTACTTATTTTTTTAATTTAATGACTCCTTTAATGCCTGAGAACCCAGGAGATTTTAATCAGGCTATCATGGATCTGGGCTCCTTAATTTGTACCCCTACGAATCCCTCTTGTCCGAAATGTCCCGTCCAAACGGAATGTTTAGCACATAAAAATAACACCCAATCTACACTTCCGGTAAAAACTTCAACCTTAAAAATTAAAGACGAATCTATTCATTATGCTTACTTTAACTGTGCTGGGAAATTTTTACTAAAAAAAAGAGATAATAAATCTATATGGAAAGGATTGTATGAATTTCCTCTGTTTATAGATGAGTATAAAAAGGAATACGAAATTATTAACACAGAGAAACTTCATCATAAACTTAGTCACAGGAACTTATCCATATCCATATCCGAATTTAGCATAAAAGAAAAGGCTCTTTATGATATTGCAAATAAAATTCAAGCAATAGTTTTAACTAAAAAAGAATTAAAAAGTTATGCTATGCCAAAGCCTCTGGAAATTTTTTTACAATATAATTAATATTTTTATTACTTTTGCTTTATAATGAGAACAATTAGACAAGTAAAATGAGTACATCTGTTAATAAGGTCATTTTAGTAGGTAACTTAGGTACTGACGTTAAATCGCATAGATTTAGTGATGGTAATGTAGTTGTAAATTTTCCGGTTGCCACTTCTGAAAGCTACATGAACAAAGAAACCGGAGAAAAAGTAGATGTTACTGACTGGCACAATATAACAGCTCGAAATAAGTTGGCAGAACTTTGTGAAAAATTTCTAAAAAAAGGAAGTAAAGTGTATATTGAAGGTAAACTGAAAACCAGGAAGTTTGAAGATAACGGTATAACTAAACATATTACTGAAGTTATTGCTGATAATATTTTATTCTTATCTAACCTTCTGGGCAAACAATCTGAAGGTGAAAACGAAGAAGACAATCATTCTGAATTTTAATTTGCTAAAATAAAGTAATTGAAACTTAATTTTTTATTATATGGATGACCCTGAGCCCACGAGTTTATTGTTAACCATTTTCCCACAAATTCCTGCTCAATTATATATAATTACGGGAATCTTATTTTTATTGCTTTTTTTAATTTTTATATCCGCAGGATCTGAAATTGCTTTTCTATCTTTGTCTCAAAAAGAACTTGAAAAATACAAGGCAGAATTTTCAGCTCAAGTAGATGCTATACTTAAAATCAAAAACAATCCACAAAAACTCTTATTTACATTATTAATATTTAACACGCTGATATATGTAGGAATATTATTTTCTTACACTCAAATCAGCCAGGTACTGATATCTGTTTTTCATTACTCGCAATCAGTAAAAATCACTACGGATCTTATTATTCTTACTTTTTTAATTGTATTATTTGGCGAGCTTGTACCTAAGTTTTATGCAAGAAGGAATGCTTTTGCCTATAGTTGTAAATTTATTGGTTTTATAAACACTATAAGTTTTATTCTAAGTCCTGTCACTTTATTATTTATTAAAGCTTCAAAAATTCCCAACAAATTTATAAAAAATGACAATCTTATAGGAGTTGATAACCTTACTAAAGCATTGGAAATAGCTTCGGAGGATAAGAACACTTCTATAGCTGAACAGAAAATTCTTGAAGGAATTGTAAATTTCGGTACTATTGAAACACGGCAGGTAATGACTCCGCGAGTAGATGTTTTTTCTTTGCAAAAGGATTTAAAATTTACAGAAGTGGTGGAACAGGTATCTCAAAACGGTTATTCAAGAATTCCCGTATATAATAAAGATATTGATGATATCATAGGAATTCTTTATGCAAAGGATTTAATTCAGTATCTTAACACAGAAAATTTAGAATGGAACAACCTTTTGAAAAAGCCATATTTTATACCTGAAAATAAAAAAATCGATGATTTACTTTCCGATTTTAAAAATCGTAAAATGCATTTAGCTGTTGTTGTTGATGAATACGGTGGGACTTCAGGTATTGTTAGCCTTGAAGATGTTATAGAGGAAATAGTAGGAGAAATAAATGATGAATTTGATGATGAAAGCATTGTTTACTCTCAAATAGATTTAAATATTTATGTTTTTGAAGGAAAAACATCAGTTATAGATTTTTGTAAAGTGATGGATATCGATGAAAAAATTTTCGATGAAGTAATTGGTGATGCTGATACATTGGCTGGTCTTGTTTTAGAAATTGCAGAAGAATTTCCTAAAAAATTAAAACGTATTTATTTTAAAAATTTTATTTTTCAGGTTGAATCTTTAGATAGAAAAAGACTGAAACAAATTAAAATAACCCGATTAGATAATCTTGTGAAAAGTGATGCTTAGCAATAATAACAGAAAATATTACATACCATTCTTTCTTTTTTTCATCTTCTTTTATGGATGTAAAAAAGAAGAGTATATTCCTAAACCGGAAGGACAGGTAAGATTGGAGTACCCTACTCCCAACTATCAGCTATTCAGCCCGGAAAATTGCCCCTTTGAATTTGAGTATTCAACGTTAGCTAAAATTCAGGACAGAAATAAAAATTGCTGGTATAATATTAATTATCCGAAAATGAAAGGTACCGTATATTTAACTTATTCGCCGGTAACCCATAATATATATGATTTAATAAAAGAAGCTCAAAAGCTTGTTAACGAACATAAAATAAAGGCTAATTCTGTTAAAGTAAAGTCTTTTATGTATCCGGAAAAGAAAGTTTACGGAAATATTTACAGACTCGGGGGAGAAACTGCCTCTAACATACAATTTTATGTAACTGATAGTACCCGGAATTTTCTTTCCGGAAATGTTTACTTTAAAGTTCAGCCCAAACCGGACTCTTTGCAGCCCGCTATAGAATACATTGAAAAAGACGTAATACGAATGATAGAAACCACTACCTGGAAATAAAGTTATGGAAATAATAATACTTTTACTTTTAACACTGATTAACGGATTTTTTGCAGTCTCGGAAATTGCATTGGTGTCCGTAAAAAAACAAAAATTAGAAAATAAAGCCAAAAAGGGAAATAAGAAAGCACAAACAGTTCTAAAACTCTTGGAGAATCCTGAGGATTTTTTATCTTCTATACAAGTGGGAATAACACTTATAGGAATTGTATCCGGTGCCTATGGTGGAGCTACTTTGGTAAAATATCTGGAACCTGTATTTAACTCATTTTCCTTTACAGCAGGATACTCATTTCAGCTGGCCTATTTTGTAGTTATTGCTGCAATTACCTATATATCAATAGTTTTTGGTGAGTTAATCCCAAAAACTTTCGGACTAAAACAACCTGAAAAAATTGCACTTATTGTAGCTCCTATTATTAAAGTTTTTTCAATTTTAGTATACCCGTTTGTTAAAATTTTATCTTTTTCGACCTTCATTTTTAATAAAACATTTAAAATTTCTGAAGGCGAAGGTGAAAAAATATCTGAGGATGAGCTTATTTACATGCTTAAAACTGCTAGTTTACAGGGAGTTTTAGAAAAGGAAGAAAGTGAACTTCATCAGAATGTATTTGTTTTTTCTGAACAAAAAGCGAAAAGTTTAATGACCCATAGAAAAAAGGTTGAATGGATAAATTTACAAGATCCTGCGGATGTGATTGAAGAGCAAATGAAAAATAGTAACTTTACGAAGTTTCCTGCTTGCGACGGAAATCTGGATGAAGCAAACGGATATATTGCTATTAAAGATTTTTATGAAAATTTCAATTCACCAGATTTTAACATTCATTCTATTGTTAAGAAACCTATTTTTATTCCTGAAAATATGCATTCTGTAGATATTTTACAGGAATTCAGAAAAAATAAACAGCATATAGGTTTTGTTGTTGATGAATACGGTTCTTTTCAGGGTATAATTACGATTCAAGATATGATTGAAGGTATTATCGGAGATATGCCGGAAAGTGAAGAGGAAGATGATGAAATTGTTCAAAGAACTGATGGTAGTTTTCTTATAAACGGAAACACGAGTATACGAGATTTAAACTCATACTTCGATGAAACCATTATAGAAATAAATGATGATGAATATGTCACTCTAGCCGGATTTATAATTTATCAAATGGAATATATTCCTGAAATAGCAGAAAAGCTTGATTATAATGATTTTTCTTTTGAAATTGTTGATAAGGACGCAAATCGTATTGATAAAGTTTTAATGACACGAATTGAGGACAAGCCTATACCGGAAGAATAAGATATTATGATTTATACCTTATATTGTTCTATTTTTTTGATTTTTATAGCTTTATCTTTTAGATTATATAAAATATTACTAAAGGCTACCGACATCATGAAATATATGTTTTATACTATATTTTATGTTGTCGGTATACTTATAACCTTTCAGGTAGTCGAAAAAATCGTTAATAACCTGTTTGTTCCTACCAAAAAGGAAACCGGATTTATGCTTCTGGTTTATCTTCTAACAACTATGATAGGATTTATAAGTGTAGCTATAATTACTATAAAAAAACTGAAAAAAAAATAATTTATTCTACCTTACTTAATTTTATGTAATAGTTATCATCTACATAAAATTCGGAATTTTTCAATTTTTCAGATATTTTCTTTTGCTTCCATTGTCCTGAAGGTTTTAACTCTCCAAAAGATGTTTTTACTTTATAAGAAAATCCGGTAACGACATGATTCCATCGATAGAATATATAATTATTTTTAAAATAATACTCTAAAACCGGAATATCTACTGTTCTCAGATATTGATCAAAAAATTTTGAAAAATTTATTCCTGATTTTGCAGATATATAATCTTCAATCTGTCTGGATGAAACAGTCTGATGATAAAACTCTTTATTTAGTCCTCTAAGAATATTTCTGAAAATTTTATCATTGTCTATTATATGCCTTAGTGTATGTATGACATTAGCGCCCTTTGCATACATATCAACACTCCCTTCTTTATTAACCCCGTAAATACCTATGATAGGTTTGTCATTGAGTATTGAGGCTCTTTGTCCTATTACATATTTATCAGCCAATTCTTTACCATAATGATACTCAGTAAAAAGTGTTTCTGAATAGGTTGTAAAGGCTTCATGTATCCACATATCTGCCACATCAATATTAGTTATATTATTACCAAACCATTCATGTCCAGATTCATGTATAATTATAAAATCCCATTTTAAACCTACTCCTGTACCACTTATGTCCCCTCCTTTGTAACCGTTTTTATAATCATTGCCATAAGCTATTGCGCTCTGATGCTCCATTCCTAAATGTGGAGACTCAACAATTTTATATCCATCTTCATAAAAAGGATACGGTCCAAACCAATATTCTAATGCCTGAAGCATTTGCTTAACCTGAACAAATTGTTTTTGTGCTTTTTCCAAATTATAGGATAATACCCAATAATCTAAGCTCAATACACCCTTTTCTCCTTGATATGTGTCTTTAAAATTCACGTAATCTCCTATATAAGGTACTATATTATAGGAATTAATAGGATTTTGAACTTTCCATGTAAAAATTTCTTTTAGCTCCCTATCTGAACCAAAATTAACTTCAAACTGATTTACAAATTTACCATTGGCTATTCCTTTCAAATTACGATCAGTAACAATTGAAATTTCCATTCCTTCCTCCGGTTCATCTCCAAGATAATCTTTACATGGATACCATAAACTGGCTCCTATCCCCTGACAAGCGACTGTCATCCAAGGGAGACCATTCTTATCTTTAGTAAAAATCCACCCTCCATCCCAGGGAGCATTTTGTGCTATATGTGGTTTTCCACTAAATTGTATAATTATTTCATTATTGAAAGAATTGTTCTTAAAATACTTTTTTAAATCTAAAAAATAAAAATTCCCTTCTTTTCTGAAAGAAATCGTATCTTGATTAGCTGTGAGTACATATCTAATTTGCATAGGCTCCTGCAAATCTAGTTGCATAACGGATACTGTTTTTATATCAAATTTAATCCGGTTGGTACCTGCTAGAGATTGTTCGGAAAAATCAGGTACTATGCTTAAGGTATATTTTTTCACATTCCACCAATCTCTGAATGATGTATTACTTCCTCTCAACGTATCTTGATGCGTAAGCTTTTCAATCGAAGTAAAAAGTTGTCCATTGAGCATGAATGAAGTCAGCAAAAGAATAAAACAGATTTTTTTCATACTCAAATGTATAAAATAGTAACTTTACTTAAATATAAAAAAACAAAAAACTTATGTCGTTAATCTATAGTTTTGCAAATGATTATAGTGAAGGTTGCCATCCTTCAATACTTGAAAATTTAACCGTAAGTAATTATCAACAATTTAGTGGATATGGTGAGGATCCTTATACCTTAGAATCTTCAGAAATAATCAGAAACAAAATAAACAATTCCAAAGCTGATGTTCATTTAATAGCTGGTGGAACCTTGACAAACTTACTAGTACTTGGCGCAATATTAAAACCTTTTGAATCTGTTATATCAGCTGAATCCGGACATATTAACACTCATGAAGCAGGAGCCATTGAAGCCACAGGGCACAAAATTGAAACTGTACTTACAACTGATGGTAAACTTTCTCCGGAACTTATCCTTCCGGTATTAAATAAATTTCCTCCTTATCATACGGTAAAACCTAAAGTTGTTTATATTTCTAATTCTACTGAACTGGGTACTATATACAAAAAGAATGAACTTATTAAGCTTTATGAATTCTGCCTTGAAAACAATTTATTGCTTTATTTGGATGGTGCCAGACTTGCTTCAGGGATGGCTGCTTCTTCGAATGACTTAACCCTTGAAGATATAGCAAAATATACTGACATTTTTTACCTGGGAGCCACTAAATGCGGAGGGCTTATTGGGGAAGCACTCATAATTACTCACAACGATTTAAAAACAGATTTTAAATATCATATTAAACAAAGAGGTGCTATGCTAGCTAAGGGAAGATTATTGGGTATTCAGTTTTATTCTTTGCTTAAAGATGACTTAATATTTAAAATTGCTCATCATTCAAACCTGATGGCAGTAAAACTTACCTCTGCTTTTAAAGACAAGAATTTTTCTTTTTTAACAGAATCGCACACCAATCAGATTTTCCCTATTTTACCTAACTCATTAATCAACAAACTTCAAAATAAATTCAATTTTTTCATTTGGCAACCTTTAAATACCGATAAATCTGTTATAAGGCTTATTACATCATGGGCTACTTCTGAAAAAGCAGTTGATGAATTTATAAATGAAATTTCTGATTTTAAATTATAATGATATATTAATCAGATAAAATTCTGAAAAATAAATAGCTTATGACCAATACTCAAAACTTATTTAAAACTAAATGCTTCAGATTTAAATAAAAAAAAGTAATTAATGATTTATATAATAAGAATAAGTTTACTCTTTCATTTAATAAACTTACTGTTTTCCTGCAATAAACAGAAGGAGCAAAAAAATATAGTCCCAAAATTAGATTTCGTAATTAGTGACTCTTTAAATAAACTAATTTTTCAGGAAATGAATGAGTTTTCTAAACATACCAATTATAAATTAATTAAGTTAAAATACCAAAAAAAAGCAAATATTGACTATATATTAGTTTCAACTTCTGGTGATTATATACAAGATTCTATTTTATACTGTCAAAAAATAAATAATAAACTAGTTTTTGTTTATAAAAGCAGCAATCCTGGGATAAATAAGATTTTTTACTTAAAAGCAACCAGTGATACAATACCAAAAGGCTTTGAAAAATATAAATATACTGTTCCACTTATTTATGATCCTTTTTATAAAATATTCAAAGTTTTAAAAAAAGATTCTATAGTTCCTTACAATGAGAAATTTGAGGATAGTTTATTTATATCTCTAGAAATACCTATATTTTACAAATAATGAATTAATAAAAATTTTGTGTACGGGTTATAAAATTAAATCTTTATGATAAATAAGTTTTATAAGTACAAATACAACGGAAAAGAACTACAGGAAGAGCTTGGGCTCAATATCTATGACTATGGAACACGTAACTACGACCCGGCTATAGGTCGTTGTTTTACTGTTAACCCGCCATTGGAGCAAATGAGAAGACATTCGCCTTATAATTACGCCTTCAACAACCCTGTCTATTTTATTGATCCCGATGGGATGATGCCTATAGACAATCATTTTAATAAACTAGGTCAATATCTATATACAGATAAAAAAATAACTAGTAATATAGTAATAGATGGAACTTTTGAAAGCTCGGAAACTTTAAATCAAAAAAGGGAAACAGGTACATATTTCCCTATATCCGAAATAGAATTAAAAGATTATACTTTTGATTCTCAAGCTTCTTTTGCAATGTTAGACAATATAGCACAGCACTATGCTCCGGAAGCGGGTGTTAATGTATCAGAATTACTCAATGG contains these protein-coding regions:
- a CDS encoding RHS repeat-associated core domain-containing protein, which gives rise to MINKFYKYKYNGKELQEELGLNIYDYGTRNYDPAIGRCFTVNPPLEQMRRHSPYNYAFNNPVYFIDPDGMMPIDNHFNKLGQYLYTDKKITSNIVIDGTFESSETLNQKRETGTYFPISEIELKDYTFDSQASFAMLDNIAQHYAPEAGVNVSELLNGKFSVGALKESKFEGGRSYGVKKSYNEGKSWGISSSGSTSIMLTNTDKKQITINVFNGKVDNILNDKYNFISVLGHEGGTKGHLGNPKASHSKIYSDQKKQSLYPKTTSEFKKHIEDNIKYYGKK